A stretch of DNA from Methanogenium sp. S4BF:
GAATTATGTATATTCAGAGATATTTATTGCGCTGCAGCCATTCCCGCTGTGGCCGGGTGTACCGGTATATGATGTCGCACTTTTCGTCCTGAAATGCCCACGGCACGACAATTAACACATCGCCTTCACGAATCCAGACCCGCTTCTTGATCTTCCCCTTAATGCGTCCGGTCCGTGTGATTCCGTCAAAGCAGCGCACCCTGATATGGTTTGCACCAAGCATGAGATCTGCTTCCGCAAACATCTCCTTATTTCTTTTATTGGGCAGTTTCACCCGCACGATTGCAGGTTCTTCGGCCTGCCCGCTCTTTTTTCTGTTTTGGTTTGCCAGAAGACTCACTCCTTTTATATATATGTGTCCTCTTCTGATAAAAAGGTCATCCATGATGGTGGTTGAAAAAATATCCTTGAGTATGCCTTTTTCTTTGCAATTGATGGCCATATCGTCGATGATCTGACAGGACTACCTGCGGCTGAGACACGGCCGCCCTCCTCCCGGTCCACCCGTGGTACCGCCTTTTTCTCTTATCCGGTGCCTCCAATTGCATAGTTCCGGGCTGGGCATGAAATTTTGGCTTCCTCACAGTCCTGCGCGGGATGGTGCGAAAAAACGCCGGACCGGTAAATATCCGGGTGCTGAAATGTGTTATGCCAATTGTATTAGCCAATTGTATTACTATTATGGGTGGATGATTCCTTTCTGTCGACTACACCGGTGTCCATCCTTCCGCGCCTATCAGGGGAACAAACCGCACTGCACCATGATGTGAGACGGTCAGGTCGTCTCCTGTTTTATGGATACAGGTCAGTACCTGCAGATCCCTGTCTCCGACCGGAAGCACCATTCTGCCGCCGTCAGCCAGAAGTGCCGTTAGTGAGGGCGGCACATCCGGTGCTGCAGCAGTGGTGATAATGGCATCAAAGGGGCCCTCGCTCTCCGGCAATGCCGTCCCGTCCCCGGTGATGACGATGACACCTTCCACGCCCGCATGCATCAGGTTCTGTTGTGCAAGGAGGGCAAGTTCGGGAATCCGTTCTACTGCTGTGACCCGGCAGCCTATCCGGGCGAGGACTGCTGCCTGATAACCGGATCCCGCCCCGACCTCCAGCACTCTGTCACCGGGTTTTGGCTTAATCAGGGCGGTCATCATTCCCACGATATACGGCTGAGATATGGTGGCCCCATATCCGATGGGAAGCGGGCAGTCATCGTAAGCGTCATCCTGCAGGTTTTCCGGAACAAAAAGGTGGCGTGGCACGCGGCGCATAGCATCGAGGACTACCGGGTCTGAGACTCCCCGGGCTGCAATCTGCCTGTCAACCATATGGTTGCGCTGGGCAGTATACCAGATGTCTTCTCCCATCTGCATGGTATCTCCTCCTGAATCACTAATATCCTCTTTCCTGCAGGGATGAGACAGGTAATTGGCCTCTCGCGGCGCCTGTGTCACACCGTCAGGAGTGTCTGACCAGGGCCTGCGGGATTATATAATGTCCGGGATGCCACTGTTTCCCGGTCCCTGATGTGTCTCCCGCACACCCGATGCAGTACAGCAGGACCTGCTTATTTGGTTGCTTATTTTGGTGGATGCAGGCAGAACCATCCGCCCGTAAGCGCATACTTCTCTGCAACCTCACAGTTCGGGCAGTTGCAGCCCTTGCTTTTGCAGTCTGCTTTTTTTGTCGTACCGCGTGCACAGAAGAGTGCGTGCGGTTCCGTGTCCATGAGTTTGTTCTCCTGGAATGTCGGACAGGGTCCGCAGAATCGTTTACAGATCTCCAGATTCTCAGGTGTGTCTGGTACTTTCATCTATTCCCCCCTTCCACTCAGTGAATGGATACCCTACCTCCTCCGTTATAATATTTAAAATGTGGATGCACCGGTTCAGCGGGTGCATCACACATACTCAGGTGTCATATCACCGGACATACCGTATGCCGGGTGATTTTTGCCAGCGCCCGTTCTGGCGCTCTGGTGCCCCCTTTTTCAGGACACGGGGACCAGGCTGATTTTCTCTCATTTATCTGCGCCGAATAGGTATCTCTTCCAGATCTCAGGGGTCATCTCCGGCGGTGTGTAATACTCAATCGTCCCGGCGGTAAAGACCAGAAGAACGAAATCCGGGTTATCGATCGATCCAAAATATTCCGCAAACATCGGGTTCCAGTAGCGTTCTTTTGTTTCCCGGTCTTCATGCACTTCTGCCTTGGCACGAATCCCGACATACGGGTCGGTAAATTCCTTCCCTGACCATATTGAGATAGCAGCCTCCGGACGTGCCTTCAGTTCTTCAACCTTGCGGGTGCTCTTCATGGTCCCTGCAACCAGGGTCATATCATCATATCCACTGAGTGCCATGAAACGCACTGCAGGCCGGTCTCCTGCTATGGTGGCAACTGCGCCTACATGTATGCCCCCAATCACACCGATGATCTTCTCTGCCAGTTCCATGGTGACCCTACTCGCAGAGTGGAAATAAATAGATGTTGGCGGCAGGTAGTGTGGACAGGTACCGGAATACCCGGCCCGGGGTGGATTTCACGCCATATCCGGTGTGGACAGCGGGATAAAGGCCCGATGGCATACGTGGTCCCTGGGAGCAGGAGGTCTGGTCTGGTCGTACGGGATGGGTCAGAAGATATTATCGTACGGCAGAAGTATATGTGCCCGGGTGGGTTCCGTGTGGGATCAGGATGATGTGGTGATAATTCGCGCGGTGTATTCCGAATCTTTGTCTGACCTGAGGTATGAATCTTTGATTCCGGTCTGCAGATTTTTGTCATTTAGGCTGCATGAAGCGCATTAACCGTTTTGGTTTGTTTCCGTTGATTTCACAGATTATGCCGGTGAGCCATAACCGACTGCGGGACTTTGCCTAATTGTGGTCGTCCGGGGTCATATTGGCATCTCCTCAATACAATATATAATGAAGTACTGGCGCGCATTATAATAGAATGGAAAACTTTTTTCGCTTCTCGACATTTCCCATATCACCGGAAATAATCAAGGCAATAGAAGATATGGGATTCGAAGAGCCCACACCGATTCAGGTGCAGGCAATCCCCCCCATTCTTGAAGGAAAGGACGTGACCGGACAGGCACAGACCGGTACCGGAAAGACCGCAGCATTCGCCATTCCGGCACTTCATGCTGTTGACCTGACCTCTACAAAGACACAGGTTATCGTACTCTCACCGACCCGTGAACTTGCGATCCAGACCGCAGAAGAGTTCAACCGGCTTTCAAAATACATTAGGAAAGTTCATATTCTTCCCGTCTACGGCGGCCAGCCGATTGAACGCCAGTTCCGCGCACTGAAAGTGGGTGTACAGATTGTTGTCGGCACCCCCGGGCGTGTGCTGGATCATCTGGACCGTGGGACACTCTCCCTTGACAATGTAAAGATGGTGGTCCTGGATGAGGCCGACCAGATGCTTGACATGGGATTCAGGGAGGACATTGAGAAAATTCTCGCAGAGACCCCGAAGGAGAGACAGACTGTGCTCTTCTCTGCAACAATTCCCGCACCAATCAAGGAGATCTCACGCCGGTTCCAGAAGAACCCCGAGTTCGTGCGTGTGCAGCACCGTGAACTGACGGTTCCGCAGATTGAGCAGCTCTACCTTGAAGTGCGCAACCGGGAAAAGAACGAAGTGCTCTGCCGCATCCTTGAGATGTATGATCCTGAGCTCGCACTGGTCTTCTGCAATACCAAGCGTGCTGTAGACGAACTGATGACCCAGCTGCAGACCAGAGGATACTTCTCAGAAGCGCTTCATGGCGATATGAAACAGTCGCAGCGTGACCGGGTAATGGCAAAGTTCCGCAGGGGTGCAATTGACGTCCTTATTGCAACTGATGTTGCAGCACGTGGCATTGATGTGGACGATGTGGACCTTGTCATCAACTTCGATGTTCCGCAGGATGTGGAGTACTATGTGCACCGGATCGGACGGACAGCACGGGCAGGACGAGAGGGACGTGCGATTACCTTTGTCGGCCCGAAGGAGATCTACAAACTCCGGTCCATCCAGAAGTATGCACATATCACAATCACTGCTATTCCTCTCCCCACTGCCCGGGACGTTGAACGGACCCGTATGCGCAATCTGATAGAGAAGATCAAGGAGAGCTCTGATGATGGTGACAATGAAAAATATGTGGAGATCGTCGAGCAGATCATGGTTGACGGCTACACCTCCCTTGACATTGCCGCAGCGCTGCTGAAGATGAAACTGGATACCGGTTCCGATGCGGATGAGAGCTCCTCGATTCAGGCAGATAGTTTTGGCCACTCAGGCATTGTTCAGCTCTGCATGAACCTCGGCAGGGAAGACCGTATCCGGCCAAAAGACATTGTCGGCGCGATCACGGGAGAAACAGGCATTACCGGCAAGGAGATTGGCGCCATCAGCATCTTTGACACCTACTCCCTGCTGGAAGTCCCCCAGGAAAAGGCAAAGCAGGTCGTTGAGGGAATGGTTGGGAAATCTATCGGCGGGATTAAACTTGTCAATGGGAAAACTCTCGGCTTTGACTGCCCAAAGAACGAAAGATCCCGGAAAAAACGGTATTAAATTTGATTTTTAGCCGGTGAAACCAGACAGGGGCAGGCTGCCCCTGTAATACACTGGTTATTCCGTTTTTCCCATAGACTCTTTTTTCCTGGTACCTGCACCAGCCCGGTTTTACATTGCCTCAACCCGGCGGAAGCGAAAGATTATCCGCCAGTCCTGCTGTTCC
This window harbors:
- the eif1A gene encoding translation initiation factor eIF-1A; protein product: MSLLANQNRKKSGQAEEPAIVRVKLPNKRNKEMFAEADLMLGANHIRVRCFDGITRTGRIKGKIKKRVWIREGDVLIVVPWAFQDEKCDIIYRYTRPQREWLQRNKYL
- a CDS encoding protein-L-isoaspartate(D-aspartate) O-methyltransferase produces the protein MQMGEDIWYTAQRNHMVDRQIAARGVSDPVVLDAMRRVPRHLFVPENLQDDAYDDCPLPIGYGATISQPYIVGMMTALIKPKPGDRVLEVGAGSGYQAAVLARIGCRVTAVERIPELALLAQQNLMHAGVEGVIVITGDGTALPESEGPFDAIITTAAAPDVPPSLTALLADGGRMVLPVGDRDLQVLTCIHKTGDDLTVSHHGAVRFVPLIGAEGWTPV
- a CDS encoding DUF2769 domain-containing protein; this encodes MKVPDTPENLEICKRFCGPCPTFQENKLMDTEPHALFCARGTTKKADCKSKGCNCPNCEVAEKYALTGGWFCLHPPK
- a CDS encoding pyridoxamine 5'-phosphate oxidase family protein gives rise to the protein MELAEKIIGVIGGIHVGAVATIAGDRPAVRFMALSGYDDMTLVAGTMKSTRKVEELKARPEAAISIWSGKEFTDPYVGIRAKAEVHEDRETKERYWNPMFAEYFGSIDNPDFVLLVFTAGTIEYYTPPEMTPEIWKRYLFGADK
- a CDS encoding DEAD/DEAH box helicase — protein: MENFFRFSTFPISPEIIKAIEDMGFEEPTPIQVQAIPPILEGKDVTGQAQTGTGKTAAFAIPALHAVDLTSTKTQVIVLSPTRELAIQTAEEFNRLSKYIRKVHILPVYGGQPIERQFRALKVGVQIVVGTPGRVLDHLDRGTLSLDNVKMVVLDEADQMLDMGFREDIEKILAETPKERQTVLFSATIPAPIKEISRRFQKNPEFVRVQHRELTVPQIEQLYLEVRNREKNEVLCRILEMYDPELALVFCNTKRAVDELMTQLQTRGYFSEALHGDMKQSQRDRVMAKFRRGAIDVLIATDVAARGIDVDDVDLVINFDVPQDVEYYVHRIGRTARAGREGRAITFVGPKEIYKLRSIQKYAHITITAIPLPTARDVERTRMRNLIEKIKESSDDGDNEKYVEIVEQIMVDGYTSLDIAAALLKMKLDTGSDADESSSIQADSFGHSGIVQLCMNLGREDRIRPKDIVGAITGETGITGKEIGAISIFDTYSLLEVPQEKAKQVVEGMVGKSIGGIKLVNGKTLGFDCPKNERSRKKRY